In Paraburkholderia phenazinium, the following are encoded in one genomic region:
- the mmsA gene encoding multiple monosaccharide ABC transporter ATP-binding protein, with amino-acid sequence METILEMSDIQKSFGAVKALNNVNLKVQKGEIHAICGENGAGKSTLMKILSGVYPHGSFQGNVVYEGEDRAFSDISDSEHVGIIIIHQELALVPMLSITENIFLGNEQSKRGVIDWQGSRSRAKELLAKVGLSDSPDTLVGTLGIGKQQLVEIAKALSKEVRLLILDEPTASLNEKDSDTLLDLLLELKARGVTSIIISHKLNEISRVADGITVIRDGSTVDALDCKAESVSEDRIIKAMVGREMSDRYPKRVPNIGEVIFEIRDWRAQHPTQRDRAVIKGVNLKARKGEIVGIAGLMGSGRTELAMSVFGQTYGQDISGTVLMHGKPADVSSVRKAIKAGLAYVTEDRKGNGLLLDDNIQRNISLANLGGVSKFGVVNDHEESTVAADFLKKLRIRAQGVTHVVANLSGGNQQKVVLSKWLFSGPEVLILDEPTRGIDVGAKYEIYSIINQAVEAGKCVVMISSEMPELLGMCDRVYVMNEGRFVGEFTAEEVSQEKIMRAIMRNGDI; translated from the coding sequence ATGGAAACCATTCTGGAGATGAGCGACATTCAGAAGAGCTTTGGCGCGGTCAAAGCCCTGAATAACGTCAATCTTAAAGTCCAAAAAGGCGAGATTCACGCCATCTGCGGCGAGAACGGCGCCGGCAAGTCGACGCTGATGAAGATCTTGAGCGGCGTCTATCCGCACGGTTCCTTCCAGGGCAATGTGGTCTACGAGGGTGAAGATCGCGCGTTCTCGGATATCTCCGATAGCGAGCACGTCGGCATCATCATCATCCACCAGGAGCTGGCGCTCGTGCCGATGCTCTCGATTACCGAGAACATTTTTCTGGGTAACGAACAGTCGAAGCGGGGCGTGATCGACTGGCAAGGCTCCCGGTCCAGGGCGAAGGAACTGCTGGCGAAGGTCGGTCTGAGCGACTCTCCCGATACGCTCGTGGGCACGCTCGGGATCGGCAAGCAACAGTTGGTCGAAATCGCCAAGGCCTTGTCCAAGGAGGTCCGTCTGTTGATCCTGGACGAACCGACGGCCAGTCTCAACGAAAAGGACAGCGACACGCTGCTCGATCTCCTGCTGGAACTGAAGGCGCGTGGTGTGACGTCCATCATCATTTCGCACAAGCTCAACGAGATCTCGCGCGTGGCCGATGGCATCACGGTCATCCGCGACGGTTCGACGGTCGATGCGCTCGACTGCAAGGCCGAAAGCGTGAGCGAGGACCGCATTATCAAGGCCATGGTCGGGCGTGAAATGTCCGACCGTTATCCGAAGCGCGTGCCGAATATCGGCGAGGTGATTTTCGAAATCCGGGACTGGCGGGCCCAGCATCCGACCCAGCGCGATCGCGCGGTCATCAAGGGCGTCAATCTCAAGGCAAGAAAGGGCGAAATTGTCGGCATCGCCGGTCTGATGGGATCGGGACGGACCGAGCTCGCCATGAGCGTCTTTGGCCAAACCTACGGCCAGGACATTTCCGGAACCGTGCTGATGCACGGCAAGCCGGCCGACGTTTCGTCTGTACGGAAGGCCATCAAGGCAGGGCTGGCCTATGTGACCGAAGACCGTAAAGGAAACGGCCTGCTGCTCGACGACAACATCCAGCGAAACATCTCTCTCGCGAACCTCGGGGGGGTGTCGAAATTCGGGGTGGTTAACGACCACGAGGAAAGCACCGTCGCAGCAGATTTTCTGAAGAAGCTGCGTATCCGTGCCCAGGGGGTCACCCATGTTGTCGCCAATCTGTCCGGCGGCAATCAGCAGAAGGTGGTGCTGAGCAAGTGGCTTTTTTCAGGGCCTGAGGTACTCATTCTGGATGAGCCCACGCGGGGTATCGACGTGGGTGCGAAGTACGAGATTTACAGCATCATTAATCAGGCGGTTGAAGCGGGCAAGTGCGTGGTCATGATTTCTTCGGAAATGCCGGAGCTTCTTGGTATGTGCGACCGCGTTTATGTCATGAACGAAGGCCGCTTTGTGGGCGAGTTCACGGCGGAGGAGGTCTCGCAGGAGAAGATCATGCGGGCAATCATGCGAAATGGAGACATCTAA
- a CDS encoding RNA polymerase sigma factor translates to MSPSGGGPDAGAAAHSIAEAVARRSYGKLVALLAMRTRDVAAAEDALADAFAAALADWPKRGCPANPEAWLMTVARRRALDGARHRRVGDEVVNQLAILADEIDEREAGLLPDRRLALLFACTHPALEAAIRTPLMLQVVLGLEAKTIASAFLMSPAAMSKRLVRAKNKIREARIPFSVPEREELPGRLAAVLEAVYAAYAEGWTDPVGGDTERRDLAGEALFLAHLLVELLPDEPETLGLLALMLYAQARRDARRDAAGDYVPLSAQDPATWDTPMIDAANALLRRASAFNSIGRFQLEAALQSAHVYRCRTRRPNWDEIVQLYDALLAIAASPVVAVNRALAQAERDGPQAALDALEPYADDPRLADYQPYWAARADLLARAGATAEALGAYDLAIGLERDPAVRRFLQRKRVELLSAGP, encoded by the coding sequence ATGAGTCCGTCGGGCGGCGGCCCTGACGCCGGCGCCGCCGCGCATTCGATTGCCGAGGCGGTCGCGCGCCGCAGCTATGGCAAGCTTGTCGCGCTGCTGGCGATGCGCACGCGCGACGTCGCCGCGGCCGAGGACGCGCTCGCCGACGCGTTTGCGGCCGCGCTCGCGGACTGGCCGAAGCGAGGCTGCCCCGCGAATCCCGAAGCGTGGCTGATGACGGTTGCGCGCCGCCGGGCGCTCGACGGCGCGCGTCATCGCCGTGTCGGCGACGAGGTGGTGAACCAGCTCGCGATCCTCGCCGACGAAATCGACGAGCGTGAAGCGGGCCTGTTGCCCGACCGGCGGCTTGCGCTGCTGTTCGCATGCACGCACCCTGCCCTCGAGGCGGCGATTCGCACGCCGTTGATGCTGCAGGTGGTGTTGGGGCTCGAAGCGAAGACGATTGCGTCCGCGTTTCTGATGTCGCCTGCGGCAATGAGCAAGCGCCTCGTGCGGGCGAAGAACAAGATCCGCGAAGCGCGCATTCCGTTCAGCGTACCCGAGCGCGAGGAGTTGCCCGGCCGGCTCGCTGCGGTGCTGGAAGCGGTCTATGCGGCGTATGCGGAAGGGTGGACCGATCCGGTCGGCGGCGACACCGAGCGGCGCGACCTCGCCGGCGAGGCGCTGTTTCTTGCGCACCTGCTCGTCGAACTGCTGCCCGATGAACCGGAGACGCTGGGTCTGCTCGCGCTGATGCTGTATGCGCAGGCGCGGCGCGATGCACGGCGCGATGCGGCCGGCGACTACGTGCCGCTGTCGGCTCAGGACCCGGCGACATGGGATACACCGATGATCGACGCAGCCAACGCGCTGCTGCGGCGCGCGAGCGCATTCAACTCAATCGGACGCTTTCAGCTAGAGGCCGCGCTGCAATCGGCGCATGTCTACCGCTGCCGGACGCGTCGTCCGAACTGGGACGAGATCGTGCAGCTCTACGATGCGCTGCTCGCGATTGCGGCGTCTCCGGTGGTCGCCGTGAACCGCGCGCTTGCGCAGGCGGAACGGGACGGTCCGCAGGCGGCGCTCGACGCGCTCGAGCCGTATGCGGACGATCCGCGGCTGGCCGACTACCAGCCGTACTGGGCCGCGCGTGCCGATCTGCTCGCGCGTGCCGGCGCGACGGCCGAAGCGCTCGGCGCGTACGATCTTGCGATCGGACTCGAGCGCGACCCGGCCGTGCGCCGGTTCCTGCAGCGCAAGCGCGTCGAGCTGTTATCGGCCGGACCCTAG
- a CDS encoding maleylacetate reductase, with translation MYEFTYTTPASRVVFGAGSMKLIQQEVETLGARRALVLCTPEQRAQAEVVSSLLGPSSAGVFDGAQMHVPIENARRAREHAKAVDADCAVAVGGGSTIGLGKAIALESSLPIIAIPTTYAGSEMTPIYGITENGLKQTGRDSRVLPKTVLYDPELSAGLPAHFSFVSGLNAMAHAAEGLYAKDGNPVMSLMAEEGIRALSKGLRGVKKSSSDPKARSECLYGAWLCGTVLGNVGMALHHKLCHTLGGTFNLPHAETHAIVLPHALAYNSVVAAESMSRIARAVDAEFAADGLYELSRELGVPRGLREIGLLESDLDRACEVALSNPYWNPRPIEAVPLRALLQRAWEGSRPRA, from the coding sequence ATGTACGAATTTACGTATACGACGCCGGCCTCACGGGTGGTGTTCGGCGCCGGTAGCATGAAGCTCATCCAGCAGGAAGTCGAGACGCTGGGGGCGCGCCGGGCGTTGGTGCTGTGCACGCCTGAGCAGCGTGCCCAGGCAGAGGTCGTTTCGTCGTTGCTCGGTCCGTCGAGTGCGGGCGTCTTCGACGGGGCGCAGATGCATGTGCCCATCGAAAACGCCCGGCGTGCGCGCGAGCATGCGAAGGCCGTCGATGCAGATTGTGCGGTGGCCGTCGGGGGCGGTTCGACGATTGGGCTCGGCAAGGCGATCGCGCTTGAGTCGTCCCTGCCGATTATCGCCATTCCGACAACCTATGCCGGTTCGGAAATGACCCCTATCTACGGCATCACGGAAAATGGACTCAAGCAGACGGGCCGCGATTCCAGAGTTCTGCCGAAGACGGTGCTCTACGATCCGGAACTGTCGGCGGGCTTACCGGCTCATTTCTCGTTCGTGAGCGGTCTGAACGCCATGGCGCATGCGGCTGAAGGCTTGTACGCCAAGGATGGCAACCCGGTCATGTCGCTCATGGCTGAAGAGGGAATCCGCGCGCTCTCGAAGGGTCTGCGTGGCGTGAAGAAAAGCAGCAGCGACCCGAAGGCGCGAAGCGAGTGTCTCTACGGCGCGTGGCTCTGTGGAACGGTTCTCGGCAATGTGGGGATGGCGCTTCATCACAAGCTCTGCCACACCCTCGGAGGGACGTTCAACCTTCCGCATGCCGAGACGCATGCGATTGTTCTTCCCCATGCGCTCGCCTACAACAGCGTCGTCGCGGCGGAGTCCATGTCGCGCATTGCGCGTGCCGTGGATGCGGAGTTTGCCGCCGACGGTTTATATGAACTGAGCCGGGAACTCGGTGTGCCGCGTGGCTTGCGTGAGATCGGACTGCTCGAAAGCGACCTCGATCGGGCATGCGAGGTGGCGCTGTCGAATCCGTATTGGAATCCGCGCCCAATAGAAGCCGTGCCGCTGAGGGCATTGCTGCAACGCGCATGGGAAGGAAGCCGGCCTCGTGCGTGA
- a CDS encoding LysR substrate-binding domain-containing protein: MKQNFTVRQGALDGVEAFLSVARHRSFRRAAAELGVTPSAISQTVRILEERVGAALFIRTTRSVGLTEAGERFLARAKPAFEELVGASEVARELGQRPTGLLRLSVPSAVVPIVLEPLIASFCRAFPEVEVEIVASAELVDLAAEGFDAGVRMGQFIAADMVAVRLTQPFPFQVVGSPDYLRGRNRPERIADLRDHACLRMRRSNGSIAPWPFVDGGKAVEAIVSGPLIAHDYPTLLGAAIQGAGLAQVPGPLAAAPLADGCLQALLTPFAVTTPGVFLYHSGRHQVLPKLRAFIEHVKYRGADAPA, encoded by the coding sequence ATGAAGCAAAACTTCACAGTCCGGCAAGGCGCGCTCGACGGTGTCGAGGCCTTCCTGAGCGTTGCCCGCCACCGCAGTTTTCGTCGCGCGGCGGCGGAACTCGGGGTGACGCCTTCCGCCATCAGCCAGACGGTACGCATCCTCGAAGAGCGGGTCGGCGCCGCGCTCTTCATCCGCACCACGCGCAGTGTCGGCCTGACCGAAGCCGGCGAACGATTCCTTGCCCGGGCCAAGCCCGCCTTCGAAGAACTCGTCGGTGCAAGCGAGGTCGCGCGTGAACTCGGACAGCGGCCAACCGGACTATTACGCCTCTCGGTGCCGAGCGCCGTCGTGCCAATCGTGCTGGAACCCCTGATCGCCTCCTTCTGCCGCGCCTTTCCCGAGGTCGAGGTTGAGATCGTCGCAAGCGCGGAGTTGGTCGACCTCGCGGCCGAAGGGTTCGACGCCGGCGTCCGGATGGGACAGTTCATCGCGGCCGACATGGTCGCGGTGCGGTTAACGCAGCCGTTCCCGTTTCAGGTTGTTGGCAGCCCTGATTATCTGCGCGGGCGAAACCGGCCGGAGCGCATCGCCGATCTGCGTGACCACGCCTGCCTGCGCATGCGCCGCTCGAATGGGTCGATCGCGCCATGGCCGTTTGTCGACGGCGGCAAGGCCGTTGAAGCCATTGTCTCCGGGCCGCTCATCGCGCACGACTACCCCACCCTGCTCGGCGCGGCGATTCAGGGCGCGGGCCTGGCCCAGGTGCCCGGCCCTCTTGCCGCAGCGCCGCTTGCGGACGGCTGTTTGCAGGCGCTGCTGACACCCTTCGCCGTGACCACGCCAGGGGTTTTTCTATACCACTCGGGCAGACACCAGGTCTTGCCCAAGCTGCGCGCATTCATCGAGCACGTCAAATACCGGGGCGCCGACGCGCCGGCCTGA
- a CDS encoding Gfo/Idh/MocA family protein, producing the protein MTRKIGAHETIGVACLGITHPHTSGRVKAIQRRTDARMLGAWDKSPLLEPFVDAFGLEVRTKDDILADDNVHVVLVHSKSEKMADLTIEALEAGKSVLCEKPAGRSSADARRIVEAVERTGGLVQVGYCWRFAPSVDAMQAALKSGRLGKVVQVRAHGGCSHDEAATAHMTQPGDIGGAVFVIGCHLVDRILLHFGMPRSVNARITKFPNFHGDESREDAAGAVLNYEDKIVVVDFMSWDVLPWTESWDITAYGTEGIMSSRSLPSSYKIYDAGKGAHPEGWTEWQETSFPEIWATKKTEYSPDIAEIGNPVYFDRESHAFFDALRNGTPSVVPAMQAYNISRVIEAMFASSKQAGAEIVIE; encoded by the coding sequence ATGACGCGAAAGATCGGTGCCCATGAAACGATAGGCGTGGCGTGCCTCGGCATTACCCATCCGCACACGTCGGGGCGGGTCAAGGCAATCCAGCGCCGTACCGATGCCAGGATGCTCGGCGCGTGGGATAAGAGCCCGCTACTTGAGCCGTTCGTGGATGCGTTTGGACTCGAAGTGCGCACGAAAGACGACATTCTTGCCGACGACAACGTGCACGTCGTTCTCGTGCACTCGAAGAGCGAGAAGATGGCCGACCTGACCATCGAAGCACTGGAGGCCGGCAAGTCGGTGCTGTGCGAAAAACCCGCCGGCCGCAGTTCGGCGGATGCGAGGCGGATCGTCGAAGCGGTCGAGCGGACGGGCGGTCTCGTGCAGGTTGGGTACTGCTGGCGCTTTGCTCCGTCGGTCGACGCCATGCAGGCGGCGCTGAAGAGCGGCCGCCTCGGCAAGGTGGTTCAGGTGCGTGCGCACGGCGGCTGTTCGCACGACGAAGCGGCAACGGCGCACATGACCCAGCCCGGTGACATCGGCGGGGCGGTCTTCGTGATTGGCTGCCACCTCGTCGACCGCATTCTTCTGCATTTCGGCATGCCGCGCTCCGTCAATGCCCGTATCACGAAGTTTCCGAACTTCCACGGCGACGAATCTCGCGAGGACGCCGCCGGCGCGGTCCTGAACTACGAAGACAAGATCGTCGTGGTCGACTTCATGTCATGGGACGTGCTGCCCTGGACGGAAAGCTGGGACATCACGGCCTATGGCACCGAAGGCATCATGTCGTCCCGTTCGCTGCCGTCGAGCTACAAGATCTACGACGCAGGGAAGGGTGCTCATCCGGAAGGATGGACCGAATGGCAGGAAACGAGCTTCCCCGAAATCTGGGCCACGAAGAAAACCGAGTATTCGCCCGACATTGCTGAAATCGGCAATCCGGTTTACTTCGACCGCGAATCGCACGCCTTCTTCGATGCGCTTCGCAACGGTACGCCGTCGGTTGTGCCAGCCATGCAGGCATACAACATCAGCCGCGTCATCGAGGCGATGTTCGCATCGTCGAAGCAGGCCGGCGCAGAGATCGTAATCGAATAA
- a CDS encoding Dabb family protein produces MIKHIVMWDVRGETAEQKKETARLVKRAFESLIGKIPGLTKLEVGMDVSGVDYACDVVLYTEFEDPESLEAYASHPEHLRVKQIIGDGRIARHQVDYV; encoded by the coding sequence ATGATCAAGCACATCGTTATGTGGGATGTTCGCGGTGAGACCGCCGAGCAGAAGAAAGAAACGGCGCGACTGGTGAAGCGCGCCTTCGAAAGCCTGATCGGCAAGATCCCGGGACTGACGAAGCTCGAGGTCGGCATGGACGTGAGTGGGGTCGATTACGCCTGCGACGTTGTGCTTTACACCGAGTTCGAGGATCCGGAATCGCTCGAGGCATACGCGTCCCATCCCGAGCATCTGCGCGTCAAACAGATCATCGGCGACGGCCGCATTGCCCGGCACCAGGTCGATTACGTCTGA
- a CDS encoding GntR family transcriptional regulator translates to MPTTHPTITTLTGQEPEQSVTDRILSTIRDEIIEGKLPPGTALVENDLTQTHDVSRNTLREALRLLCREGLAVHYRHRGVIVRTLTRHDVRDIYRVRRALELQALLREDPIEEDEIAPMREAVMLAQAAADAGDWRSVGTYSLLFHRRIVQLLGSPLFDTFFTTILAQLRLVFASAPDERRFQRPWIAKDQQILQLIADGRTTEASAALADYLKQSEHALLDYL, encoded by the coding sequence ATGCCTACCACGCACCCGACTATTACGACCCTCACCGGCCAGGAACCCGAGCAATCGGTCACCGACCGGATCCTGTCGACGATCCGCGACGAGATCATTGAAGGCAAATTACCACCGGGCACCGCGCTCGTCGAAAACGACCTCACCCAGACACACGACGTCTCGCGCAACACGCTACGTGAAGCGCTGCGTCTCTTGTGCCGCGAAGGACTCGCAGTGCATTACCGGCATCGCGGTGTGATCGTGCGCACCTTGACGCGCCATGATGTGCGCGACATCTACCGGGTACGGCGCGCGCTCGAACTGCAAGCCCTGTTGCGCGAGGACCCGATCGAAGAAGACGAGATCGCGCCGATGCGCGAGGCCGTCATGCTCGCGCAAGCGGCGGCGGACGCAGGCGACTGGCGCAGCGTCGGCACATACAGTCTGCTGTTTCACCGGCGTATCGTGCAGTTGCTCGGCAGCCCGCTGTTCGACACGTTCTTCACGACGATTCTGGCGCAACTGCGTCTCGTGTTCGCCTCCGCCCCCGACGAGCGACGCTTTCAGCGGCCCTGGATCGCGAAGGATCAGCAGATTCTGCAGTTGATCGCAGACGGCCGCACCACCGAGGCCAGTGCCGCGCTTGCTGACTACCTGAAGCAGTCGGAGCACGCGTTGCTCGATTACCTTTGA
- a CDS encoding urea carboxylase-associated family protein, whose protein sequence is MLNYPAAYQSTQGSALDPDKAFYGRIVSEHNTRTLVESIVVPIRSGQAWTVPAGHVFRIVTIEGPQVADLNMWNLHNPRERMWASRTRQLQQAHVSTFDRLWSTLPFLRPMVTITDDSLAGYGVDEHGGRVHDLLGTRCDPYVNRMLTGEDFHFHCHSNLTRAIAPYGLTEYDVHDVLNVFQCTGLNLEDKYFMKACPAKKGDYLEFFAEIDLLCALSTCPGGDLSLPMWGPDARDPLEVCRPLGIEIYRLAPQMLDGWTSPAVAAYKGQHGMTLSQPQWKCGC, encoded by the coding sequence ATGTTGAATTACCCCGCCGCCTATCAGTCCACCCAGGGTTCCGCGCTCGACCCGGACAAAGCGTTCTATGGACGTATCGTCTCCGAACACAACACGCGTACGCTGGTCGAATCGATCGTCGTGCCGATCCGCTCGGGTCAAGCGTGGACCGTACCGGCCGGTCACGTGTTTCGCATCGTCACGATTGAAGGTCCGCAAGTGGCCGACCTGAACATGTGGAACCTGCACAACCCGCGCGAGCGCATGTGGGCATCGCGCACGCGCCAGTTGCAGCAGGCGCACGTCAGCACCTTCGACCGTTTGTGGTCGACGCTGCCTTTCCTGCGTCCCATGGTGACGATCACCGACGACAGCCTCGCCGGTTACGGCGTCGACGAGCATGGCGGCCGCGTTCACGACCTGCTCGGCACGCGTTGCGATCCGTACGTGAACCGCATGCTGACCGGCGAGGATTTCCATTTCCACTGCCACTCGAACCTGACGCGCGCAATCGCTCCGTATGGTTTGACCGAATACGATGTCCATGACGTGCTAAACGTGTTCCAGTGCACCGGGCTGAATCTCGAAGACAAGTACTTCATGAAGGCATGTCCCGCGAAGAAGGGGGACTACCTCGAGTTCTTCGCGGAAATCGACCTGCTGTGCGCGCTGTCGACCTGCCCGGGCGGCGATCTGTCGTTGCCGATGTGGGGGCCGGACGCGCGCGATCCGCTGGAGGTATGCCGTCCGCTCGGCATCGAGATTTACCGGCTCGCTCCGCAGATGCTGGACGGATGGACCTCGCCGGCAGTCGCCGCGTACAAGGGGCAGCACGGGATGACGTTGTCGCAACCGCAGTGGAAGTGTGGGTGTTGA
- a CDS encoding YciI family protein — translation MHYLLMIYSEENGWNKMTDSERQQGVAAYQAYTESLKKAEVLVGANRLQHTSTATTVRLLDGKPQVLDGPYSDSKEQLAGYYLIDVPNLDAAIAWASRCPGAAHGLMEVRPVWTAPYDAPSVA, via the coding sequence ATGCATTACCTTTTGATGATCTATTCGGAAGAAAACGGCTGGAACAAGATGACCGACAGCGAGCGGCAGCAAGGGGTTGCCGCGTATCAGGCCTACACCGAATCGCTGAAAAAAGCCGAGGTGCTGGTAGGCGCCAACCGGCTGCAGCACACGAGTACGGCCACCACGGTGCGGCTCCTCGACGGCAAGCCGCAGGTGCTTGACGGACCGTATTCCGATTCGAAGGAGCAGCTCGCCGGTTACTACCTGATCGACGTGCCCAACCTGGACGCGGCGATCGCGTGGGCGTCGCGCTGTCCCGGCGCGGCGCACGGCCTCATGGAAGTGCGCCCGGTCTGGACTGCCCCGTACGACGCGCCGTCCGTTGCATGA
- the chvE gene encoding multiple monosaccharide ABC transporter substrate-binding protein translates to MNIIKHFMVVLGASIALSAVSAPAYAQDKGVIGISLPDKTESRWITDGKSIVDALKAKGYSADLQYANYDVPTQVNQVENMLAKGVKALVIAPIDGKTFSDALALAQQKGIKIISYDRLISQTKNVDYYATFDNYGVGVLQGQSIVAAWQKKGSKTPFNIEVFGGSSDDNNAHMVYAGGMSVLKPYIDSGKFVVRSKQVTFDKVATRNWDGATAQSRMDNLLSAFYGNNRLDAVWTPNDAIAIGVISSLKGVGYGSAQQVMPVVTGQDADLQNVKGIIRGDQTTTVFKDTRKLASITADIVDDALTGKPVPVNDTKSYNNGAKIVPTYLVKPVLVDKDNFQSELVSSGYYTQAQLK, encoded by the coding sequence ATGAACATCATCAAGCATTTTATGGTGGTTCTGGGCGCCTCGATCGCCTTGTCCGCGGTGTCGGCACCCGCCTATGCGCAGGACAAGGGCGTCATTGGGATTTCCTTGCCGGACAAGACGGAGTCGCGGTGGATCACGGATGGCAAGAGCATTGTCGACGCGCTCAAGGCGAAGGGCTATTCCGCCGATCTCCAGTACGCCAACTACGACGTGCCGACTCAGGTCAACCAGGTCGAGAACATGCTGGCCAAGGGCGTCAAGGCGCTCGTGATTGCGCCGATCGACGGCAAGACCTTTTCGGATGCACTGGCGCTGGCGCAACAGAAGGGCATCAAGATCATCTCGTACGACCGCCTGATCAGCCAGACCAAAAACGTCGACTACTACGCCACGTTCGACAACTACGGCGTCGGTGTCCTGCAAGGTCAGAGCATCGTTGCCGCCTGGCAGAAGAAGGGCAGCAAGACGCCGTTCAACATCGAGGTCTTCGGCGGCTCGTCGGACGATAACAACGCGCATATGGTCTACGCCGGCGGGATGTCGGTGCTCAAGCCGTATATCGACAGCGGGAAATTCGTGGTTCGCAGCAAGCAGGTGACATTCGATAAGGTCGCCACCCGCAATTGGGACGGCGCGACGGCCCAGTCCCGCATGGACAATCTGCTGAGCGCGTTTTACGGCAACAACCGGCTCGATGCAGTGTGGACGCCGAATGACGCCATCGCCATCGGCGTGATTTCTTCGCTCAAAGGGGTGGGTTACGGCTCAGCTCAACAGGTGATGCCGGTCGTTACAGGCCAGGATGCGGACCTGCAGAACGTCAAGGGCATCATTCGCGGCGACCAGACGACGACGGTGTTCAAGGATACGCGCAAGCTGGCCAGCATCACGGCCGATATCGTGGACGACGCGCTGACCGGCAAGCCGGTACCCGTGAACGACACGAAGAGCTACAACAACGGCGCCAAGATCGTTCCGACGTATCTGGTGAAGCCCGTCCTGGTCGACAAGGACAACTTCCAGTCGGAACTCGTCTCCAGCGGCTACTACACGCAGGCGCAATTGAAGTAA
- the mmsB gene encoding multiple monosaccharide ABC transporter permease: MRKALSPAAPQEAVVKQSEIVRAFKRGASEYGLLISLIVIMAFFQVSTSGVLMQPLNLTNLVLQNSYIVIMALGMLMVIVAGHIDLSVGSTAGLVGALAAVLMVQFNVNYVLATVICIVTGALIGAIQGYWIAFWRMPSFIVTLAGMLVFRGLTNLVLQGQSIGPFPDEFAAVSSGFIPDVFHGQNLHITSILLGILVGVLFFVIELRHRASATRYGMASGSFSMFVAKNVVLTGLIVFLCSILASYRGLPTVLVIMGVLIGIYTFIMNRTTIGRRIYAVGGNAKAARLSGVSVPAVSFMTFVNMGVLAALAGLIFAARLNSGTPKAGTGFELDVIAACFIGGASASGGVGKVVGAVVGAFIMGVMNNGMSIMGIGVDYQQVIKGVVLLAAVFVDVYNKNKA, translated from the coding sequence ATGCGTAAGGCACTTTCACCGGCGGCGCCGCAGGAAGCCGTGGTCAAACAGAGCGAAATCGTTCGGGCGTTCAAGCGTGGCGCCAGCGAATACGGACTGCTGATTTCGCTCATCGTCATCATGGCGTTCTTCCAGGTGTCGACGAGCGGCGTGCTGATGCAGCCGCTGAACCTGACGAATCTTGTCCTGCAGAACAGTTACATCGTCATCATGGCGCTCGGCATGCTGATGGTGATTGTGGCCGGTCACATCGACCTGTCGGTCGGTTCGACGGCGGGGCTGGTGGGCGCGCTCGCCGCGGTGCTGATGGTCCAGTTCAACGTCAACTACGTGCTGGCCACCGTCATCTGTATCGTCACCGGCGCGCTGATTGGCGCGATCCAGGGGTACTGGATCGCGTTCTGGCGGATGCCCTCGTTCATCGTCACGCTAGCCGGCATGCTGGTATTTCGCGGTCTTACCAACCTCGTATTGCAGGGGCAGTCGATCGGGCCGTTCCCGGACGAGTTCGCCGCAGTGAGCTCTGGCTTCATTCCGGATGTCTTTCACGGACAGAATCTGCACATCACCTCCATCCTGCTTGGCATTCTGGTAGGTGTCCTGTTCTTTGTGATCGAACTTCGACACCGCGCGAGCGCAACCCGGTACGGCATGGCGAGTGGATCGTTCTCGATGTTCGTGGCGAAAAACGTCGTCCTCACCGGCCTGATTGTGTTTCTCTGCTCCATCCTTGCGTCGTATCGCGGCTTGCCGACGGTACTGGTCATCATGGGTGTGCTGATCGGCATCTACACGTTCATCATGAACCGCACCACCATTGGCCGCCGTATCTACGCCGTGGGCGGCAATGCGAAGGCAGCGAGACTGTCCGGGGTCAGCGTTCCGGCTGTCAGCTTTATGACGTTCGTGAATATGGGTGTGCTCGCTGCCCTGGCCGGTCTCATCTTCGCGGCCCGCCTGAACAGCGGAACTCCGAAAGCGGGAACGGGCTTTGAGCTCGATGTGATCGCGGCATGCTTTATCGGCGGCGCATCGGCTTCCGGCGGTGTCGGGAAGGTGGTCGGCGCGGTGGTGGGCGCGTTCATTATGGGCGTGATGAACAACGGAATGTCCATTATGGGCATTGGCGTCGACTACCAGCAGGTGATCAAGGGGGTGGTGTTGCTCGCGGCCGTTTTCGTTGATGTGTACAACAAGAACAAGGCTTGA